CCTCTGGttgaattataaatataatcgtACTTTTCCTCCTTCGTCTGCTTCCTCTTCATTGTCTTATCTTGCTTTCTGGACGAAGCAAAAAACGCCGATACAAGCTGATAATCCCGTACTACCCGTTTTCGCCGCGCTCTTTCCCTTAAATTGTTGGTGTACATATCAACTTGTGCAAGTTTCAGGGCTATGTCCAAGTCATCGTCCTCGGCTGGATTCAGGaataacgaagaaacgagcgatTCCGCTTCGTGATTGTAATCCTGCGAAAAGATTTTTAATATTACGTTACGCATTTTTTACGAGGGAGAGTGAAAAAGTTAGTTGCGCtagcattacaaaaaaaaaagtagtgAGCAATCAGGGGctgtgtttttatttatttgacagTGCAATTCAAGAGGTGCTGTTTTTTACATAATCACCAAGTTTAGTTGAACATTTATCGTAGCTTTGATAAATTTCAGTGGCGTTACACTTAGGAAGTAATAACTAGTGTTGCCACAAAAAAATTCATCGAGAAATCTCTTACAAACAAAAAGTTCTCGGAGAATGCCAGTAACTTTTTGACTCTGTTACATTAACACTAGATCTACCAAAGAGGATCAAAATGACTCGTTTGGCATTTCTTATAATCATTACTCATTTCCAGTACattttgttttctaaaattttgtatgACTTCttctaaaatatgtaaaaaattaattctgtaaaatagttttgatcttcgtttgttttttctttaaaatttatatgcaGTTTACCCACATATACCGAGATGGGTCATTTTGACCCCTCACAGAACGcagatgaaattttaatttcagaagTTTCTCGTATTATTTTCGTTcagatacatttttagaaaactaagTATATTTTCATACATATTGTACAAAAATTGCCGTAAGATACATGTATTATGTTTgctcaattttttcattcttctaCCAGACACATATTTCGATGAAACGTAAACGGTGTCAAATAGCATATTGTACTAATAATAAAACGAAGAATATTTGTGGTACATGTAATAAAGGAGTCCGTAGTACTTGCTCTGCTAAAAATAATTCTAACTTGTAAAATATGTCTTTGAATTTTAtgcttaattattttcaaaattactattgttattatataattattattatacaatttatattcaatttttgctgataaaataggaaaatatataaaaacgcaATAAAGTGCTGTCTTTTCTTAAATCagttgttaatttaaaaaacaagtcgTTTTGACCACTCCGGTAGAAGTAGGTATACGTCAATCGTTGGTTACGCTAGTGTTAAAGTAACACTAAGCGCAAAGTACTTTTGCGAACATACCCTTTCGAAATCATCGCGTTGAGGCATGTAACCAAGTTGCGCAGCTTCCTCTGGAGTAATATCCAGTGGTGGTAATCGAGACGTGAGATCAGGTGACAGAGGTCCATGATCCGACTTAGTCTGATCCGTAAGATTTGGTCTGTAGCTTTCTGTCGGTGGCCACGTGTGTTTGCCGATATTACCATCGAGATATCTGGCAATGTATTCTTCTTTTGCTTCTGTAAGAAGAAAACGAATCGCGTGTACTATATCGCGATAGATTAATCGCACGATATTCtgacagattaatattttatttcgaaATGTTCACCAAAGAAAATCCTTAATTTTCTATTATTCTAAGTATCtcttaaatgtaattttcattttgtgATTCTACATAAACATTCGCTAAAAACCGCAGACACAGTTCtacaattattaatataaaaagcaATATATGTCAAGCAAAAagatttaaacattttaaagaaAGGCTGTACCTTCTGGTGTACGCGTTTCAATATGTTTACTAATGTCTTCCCAATTCCCAAAACCAAATTGTTCAATGGCATCCAACAGTCTAAGTTGTTCCCTAGCAGTCCAATTTCCTCTACCATTAAATATACTAATGGTACCAGAATCCTGTGCACGCGAAGATTAATTATTTCTCTGATCAACAAGAGCCAGCATTAGGATAAAATAATACTGCAAGCTTAATACTCACCATAAACTGATAAGAGTGATCATTTTTGTGTGGACCAATTTCAGCTCCGGCGGAAAAACACTGTTAACATTTAAGAACATTATTCCCCTGATGAAAAATTAACGTACAGTGCGCATATGATCGTGACTATAGATTCCAGAAGAGTTATCAGTAGAAAATGCATTTAGGTAAAGTAGCGGCGAAAACGCACCGCTAAAAAGATCGACGAACGAACATTTAATCTTTCCATACACTTATTCGTAAGATTCTTAATATCTAATACAATATAAACGACTTCCGTTCAAAATCGCTAATTTAATAACGATTCATTCGCTGTTCATTTAAATCGATTAGCGGTTCGGTGACTTACGGACGATAGCGGGCGCGTACACGTGTTTCCCCGCGATCAGCAGTTTCATTCAAGTCACGGATAAGTAGTAGGGTGGTAATACAGAATAACTCGCCGGggaagagtaaaaaaaaaagagaagagggaaggtgggaaacgaaaaaGGAATCTCGCACGCAAAATCCGGCGAGGGCGGAAGGATAGACGAAGATGTGACGGAGGTCGAAGAGGAGGATGGAGAGGGGGGGACAGAGACACGAACACGTGACCGAGAAACAGGCGTTCGCTCGACTCACCTGCAAGCAGAGGTCGAAATCCGGGCATTCTACGCATCTTACGCGTAAACCCGTGATGTCCTCTTGACAATAGGTGCAGTTGTATTTAGCATACAAATCTGAAACGGAGCAACCCGGGTACATTAGGTCTCCGGCGAACGCTCGCCACGCTCGAGATCGATATTCCGTTAGTAGTCGACAGTAAATATACGTACCCGCCATTATTGTCCTGCAGGGTTCTTCCAGAACGATCCGGATGACGTCACCGCATCCCAGAAACCCATAAGTTTACGTATCACGTACACTGAGCGTGCAAGCTCGGCCCCATTTTTTCCGCGAAGTCGCACGAGAACGCGGAAAAATCGTGGTGCGCCCGCCGGGACGCTCTATTTACCGTGCAAGCGTAAACTCGTGAGGTATCTGAatggaaaaaatgttgtttacgACTGTTGCGTCGCGAAACGAGTGCGCATGCGCTCCCTGTTCCACCACCTAAGTAAACTGCGCTTCAGGCTCGCCAACATCGCGCCGGCAAAAGCCACCCCCCACCGCGGACGCTgcatccgcgcgcgcgcgcgcgtttgaGAAACAGTAGTCGCGACGCGACAGTTTTCGCTTTTCCTCGTGTgacatttgttatttaaatacgcCGAGAAGCCCTAAGGAGAATTACGAATTATTGGAGGTCGCCGGTGACGCAAAATGTTGTTTGTAAGTTAGTCCTTTTTGCAACGgttcttttaaaataatgattCCTGCGGATGTAGATGTTTCGAGGGGCGGGGAAAATTTCAAACGGAGGATTATAGGGCGAATGCTAGATgtttaaacatttataaaaaGATTATTTTGTGTAATGTAGAGCTAAATGAAAGAaaccttttaaataatttattttatatttgtcaCTTCATTGCGATTAATACTATTTGTATAATAATATCAGTAATTGAAATGTTAATAGACTATTAGTaataaataattcgaatttgtaaaattgacaTTCATAGACTCAACGTTCAAggctattttataaaaatattgtcTCATTTCAACGATCAATTAACGTGGGATGTCCAAATCAGATTTCTGAGGAagcatttcaaaaatttaaattaaatcagGCGAAGATGCAGGTATACACGAATTTACTGTAGAGTGTAAAATGAGTGATATATGAAAGTTAATTGTGTACAATTCAtgcgaaattaattttcatttatttaaacagCATCAAGATGGGGTTCCTGTATATTTAAAACGTGGTCTTCGTGATAAAATACTGTATTGGATAACTATAACATTAACAGTGTATAACACATTTCAATCGTTCAGCGGAATTCATTTAATGCACAAACTAAATTGTTAGTATGTCATATCAATGATATAAAAGATACATCAGAATCAGAAAGAGATTATAAATCAATCGAAGAATGATAAACAATTGTATAATATTCGCCAATAAAACTGTTAATCAGTATTCGATGCTTTTGATTATTAATTGATCGAGTAGTAATGCAATGATTAACTTATAGATTtcaatattaaatatcttttacTTACAGTACAATATcaatacatattatattacaCGTACATATTTATCGAGTATGTGCTTCATTCTTTCTTAGAATTTGGAAGAGATTTTAAGGCACTTAAATGCTCTGCAAATACCAATATGGAAATGAATGCACTTTCTTCTTGTGACAGAGTGTATTCCTTTCTGCTGAAAGTGTAACTGtagaaataattctaaactctATCTCAActaaaaagagaagaaacagaaaatatagaaaagcaGAATCTAAATGCATGGGGGTaaaatggaaataataaaatctcATTACTAAATAGTAGCTTACAAAATCTGTAACAATCAAGGGCGGATAATAAAATTGCATAGGGTTGCTCAAACATGCATtgataaatattacttttatatcaaacaatatatagataaatatttcaacatctaaatatatataaaaacttaTTAAGACGGTTTTGTAATGCGTGAAATAATTGTTGTACAAATTAATATCATGTAATAGCATACATATAGTTGTGGCACGTTTGTGATACTATACATTAGACAAATGCTTTCCCATTTTGTGTCTATATTCTTTGACATTTTAAGCGATAAAACCGGAAAAGTAAATCTTGCTTTTTCCGCGTTGGTAATGCATGAGCATGGATTAAGAAATACAACGTTTTCGTTATCACAGAACAACGTATTTACATGTTACTAAAATTACACAATTGCTCCATCAAAAAGCATAGAAACAGTCAAATATTTTCAACACTTAATCACTTATGTTATTTCTAACATTCTTTTGAATCACGATGTCATCTTCTTCGGAAGTATACTTCTTTCCTATATTATTTGACACATTTTCGGTAGATTTCAGAGCATTTGAAGGAacgtttttattatttgtatacgctgtaaaatatttttcctgcGAAGCTTGATTTGTACCTGAATTTGAGCCttcttttgtattaatattttgagTGACTTTCCCTAATTTCTCCACGTTAAATGCCTTTTCCCCTTTATCGTTTTGATCCTTTAAGGTCTTTAACGATTCCGCTGAGAACTGAGAATCTTCCGCCATTACTTTCGGCGGGGCTTGCGATTTAGATACGtcttcattattatttaatttatttgtatctaacgttttacttttttttcttcgttgtattaaattttttaaagcttcGCTAAATTGCATTAGTGTCTCGGAAATGGGTCTTTCCATGTATGTCGCTTCAATTCGTTCAAACTCGTCATCTTCTTCGGAAGTCAATTCAGATTTTATCTGTTTGAATTGGCTTATTATATCTTTTAGACTTTCTTTCGCATCTTTGATTGTTCTTGAAGGTTCAATCTTTGTTGTAGCGTCTGCTACATCTGCAGTATCTTCTGAAATTTTTGTACTCGTTTCTATCACCTGTTTGCTATACTCAGTGCTGGGTTCtttcttaattatttctaaATCTTCGTGCACAAAGTCTTTTTCGAATTCCTTAAACTGATTTATTATACTTCTAATGCTCTCTCTTACATTAAACGTTTTATGCTCCCTAACTGTTTCTCGAACAGTTGCTGGCTTTTCTTTATACTCTTGTTTCGGtgtaattttcattttctgCGGCATTTCTATTTTTAGCGGAACTGCTCTCTTCATCCTCGTATCGATCTTCTCCGGATTGTCTGATAATTTCCCGTTGTCCATCATATTTTTCTTAAGCTTATCTgcctctaatttctcttgaataagtttttttacagtttccttTATGCTGCCACCTTCTTGAAGAATGCTACTGCCTTTTAATCTTTCTTTTACTGTTCCCACTTTTTCAGTTTCCTCATTTTTTTCATCCGATCTCTTTTCGTCAGTGCTGGAAATATTTTCGATATTATGCTGCAGTTGAATAGTATTTTCAGTTTCAATACTGTTTTCTGTTTTCGATATGTTTGGTACCTTTTCCTCTTGCACTAATGTTTCCGAATCTGAAAAATTGCTTTCAGACGAATTAGCCGATGTTCGTTCCACATTTATTGCTTCGGTATATTCGTTGGAATTATTTTGCGTATTATTAGACTCTATTATTTCCTGCACTTCTGGATCCAGAACATATTTATTGCTAATATTTAACGGCCTTTCAAACTGCTCTAACGACTCCATAATTTCATCTAATATTGGCTCCATACGTTTCACAGTGTCATTTATTACATCCTTATTTTCTGTACTTTTGTCTGCGTCAGCCTGAGCTAGCTGTTTTACATAAGTCTGGGTTTCTGCTTTCTTTGGATCGTATTTTATGTTAGGTTTCCTTTTCATAATAAATATGATAGGCCTAGTTTTTATTCTTATAGGTGGTAACATGTTATAATTTAATGCTATGTGAGAGAAACCATCTACGGAATCCAAGATGTCATGAGTTTTTAGATAAGGTTTTATATTTGGGGAGTATTTACTCTTAGCTTCCATTAACAGATGCGTAAACTGAAGCATCTCTGGATCATCGATGGTTAAGTTCTCTTGTTTCGAATAACTGGAAGACAGTTTACATTAAATTAGATTATTTACGACTGGAAAAGCTTGCCCATAGTGTATCGAGAGTTTTGGGTCattaattgattttttatttagtaaaaTTGATCATTGACTTACATCCAAGAATCATTTGTTTGCATAAATCTTGAAACTCCCGTCTGCGCAGTCAGCACATCAATATGCACGTGCACTGGATTGACACAGTCTTTCTCGAGCCTGTGTAACTTGGCGATAGCTAAACCACCGGGATAGTTAGAGCCAGCGACGCATAAAAGAAACATAGAGAACAGAGTGTTTAAGACTAGATGGCCTGAAATGATTAGTGCCAAAACTCCATTCCATGGACTTTTCGCTCTGTTTTCCCATCTATTTGCAAAAATTCAATATGTACAATTAAAAGTTTTGAGGACCCAGAAATGAGAAGTAACATAAACAAACTCAATCGACATCCAAAGTACTTACATCCTGTGACAAACAGCGGCTGCGCTAACGTTCAGTAGTGGAAAGACATATACGATAAACCTCAATTCTTTATGTGGCAGAAATGAGAATAAAGCGACGAACACGATACCAGGAACTGTTAACGTTCGAACTCGAGCATCCCAAAACATACCcaaaggtattaaaaaatacgagaaGGCCATTCCACGCGGAAGCGCAGAATAAAAGTACCAAAGAAATGGCGATGTCTGTTTTTTATGTTAAGATCGGCAGAAATATTTAAGATTCCTTCTTTCGAAGAAATTTTAAAGCAACAATGCGCATGGCATTACACGTAATTACAGTGCTTGACAAAGGATACACCCCATTCACTGCTCTTATTAAGTATGGTGTTGAAGTAAAATACTTCACCTTCGGGCCATACTAAACGCCTCCAAAATATGGAATCTATCGTAACCGTTAGCGTTAGAAAAAATATACCAGCCGGTACAGCAATTTTAAGTAGTCTAGAAATTATTACATTCATGAAATTAATGCTCCGATAAACGACTCAAGTAAATTCCAAAGGTTTGAAACTTTTCCCcctttttcatcatttttttttctagtcTCAATACTAGCACAGGTTTTAATCGCAGTTATCGGATAGGGGATCTGTGTTTTATTTGGCTATTCTTGAGAGAAGGGTTTCGTTAAGTTAATAAGTTTTATAAGCAAACGAAGCTTACAAATCAGTGCAGTTTTGCGGAATGTCCCTTGATGATTCTAATCACTTCTGTTCGCAATGTTACACAGCCATACTAGGAATCAATGGTCCGCAATATAATATGTAAATACCTTGGTATGGTCAGTTTCATGTTGGCTATATCGTACAAAACGAATAATCCCAGGAGCATAGCGAGCTCCGCTCTGAATATTATTACTGCCGCCGCGGATGACCAAATAAATACGATGTGATTTTGTCTCAACCACCCGAATAATGCCAGTAGCactaaaatatattaacaataGAAGACTAATAGTTGCTTCGCGAACGCTCAAAGCCGAACAATATGCGTGTATCGTATTTGAATTACCTAGTGGCACAGCCATTATGTTTGGCAAAGGACGGCTTAAGTAATACATAAAATGATATTGTGTTACGGTAATTGCGACGAACCATTTTGTAAATTGCAAGCCGAAGATGCTCTGCAAAGCGTGTCTGTATAGTTTCAACATACATATTACCAACAAACCCAATACCGCTCTTACTGGAAAACAATGAATCTAGTTACATTCTCATTACTATGCGAGATCTTAAGGATTAAGAAGCTATTCTGTTGTTCGCGTCTAACATTAATAACAACCGAAGCGCAGATGTAAAGTGATAGAAAGTCGTCTCATTCATTAATTAACTTACCAACGTATTGAGCAAAGAATTtattaagttgcaaataattaatGGTTGCTATTAGCGGCGTTGCCAAGCCTGATATTATAATTGGTCCCACGAACGATCGTGGCACGACTCCAGGAAATTCATGGTGATCGTACTATCACAGAACAAGAATATGTTACAAACGCTTAGTATAAAACTTGTATGCCTTTCACAATCGTGAGCATCGCAAGATGTTAGGTTGCATGTTTAGCTCGAATACAGCATTAAATCGTTAACGGAGATTTTAATGGGATTCTCCTGCGCATATTATGTAAAATTCCGGGCCATGCGTCTCGAGAAAAGTCGAGATTAACGCACTAATGAACTGTTAAGCCCACAGAAGCTGTATCAGCTGATCGTGAGTTTATAAATACATGCATCTGCTTCTAAATATAATATCTAAGTTTTTGCGTAATATCTGTTCGATTGCGTGTCGGCAACCTGTCAAGGAAGAGAAATATTCCCCCGTAATCTATCTCTATCGGCTTAATTCTTAAACGTGTTTATTTACATGATACACCTTCGAGAAGGGCTGTAATAATTACCTCAGTCAGGTTAAAACCATGGTATAACATATCGTGCATAGCCTGCAGATTGAAACTTTCCTCCACTTTCGTGAATGGGCAGTACAATAGATGCACCATAGCCACCAAGATAATTAAGTGATCCATACTTTCCTTTTACGCATGGAACGGATTCAGAAACATTATAAGGTCTCGCGCTTTAATCATGACAGGCTTGTGAACagagataatttttaaatattcttcccTGCGCCGGGAATACCACGTCGTCTGCTGCGTTGGATCGTGACCGAACTACGCATGCATCCCTATTGCCAACACCACGGGCTCAATAATCCCTAGCGAATCGAGTTAATTCACTAAAATTCAATGGCGCTCAATTCATTGACGTTATTCGGAATGTCTCGTGATAACTCGAGTGTTTAGACACAGGCAAGGTATAGGATAGATATTTTACGGCAGTTTGTGTCCTATTAACTTGTTTCTGTCTCCACAGACGAGGATACCAGGTCTGtagtgataggtctatcctatacctcgtctgtgcttctAGGTAGACGCCTTTCGCACGGGGCTCCAACAATAATGAAACATCCCCCTGAACGACCgatcagtatcaagctgatatctctttctaagttgatctctgttttatagatgttaggagattaataaggagaatgcattgaataactgttgtatccgattatccgctctgtcggtaaggtagggaacgacattgaaatggtaaaagaaatttcgagtcgccaaaaatccttctcgcgaacgttatttttatgcaaaatagagctatcgggtttgaccggttttcggaagtacagccgtaatttataatttattttggcACTCCAACCCAATGCACAGAGTCGGGATGTTGACGGAAGCCTccacacacccaacaggtgTTCACGAAAGCAAGCACCCTCTTCCAGGTAGAAATGTTGCTttaagttttattttaattatttgttttaaaaggtTTGCccgttataaattatattacattGTGTTGGTAATGTAGGGAATGCCatcaaaatggtaaaaaaaattccaagtcaccaaaaatccttctcgcaaacattatttctatGCAAAATGAATCTGTTTCCAAAATTTACCGCCGTCCGGCGGTATGCAGAGCCTAGCGCCAGGCGATAGAAATCCAACGAGGTCCAGCGGGCTACCTGCTCCCAGGCGTTTGCCAGTGGGCCGAGCTTGGCGGGCTGCCTACAGCTAGGCGCTCGTGAGCAAATCCCCGACGAAAcagaaatatcgtgtctcacgtgagattttaatttccattacaataattcttttgtttccattatttacattttattgtcGTTGAGATTTTCGTCTGATGATAGAAAAGTCCAATGTAAAATCTCGTCGTGGATTAGCCCCTTTAGGTTCGTAACTTCGTTACGTGACGTCGTACGATGAAAGCGATTACGAATGAAAAATGTCTGCAATTTATGCCATCCTCTTTGCAGAGATTTTCTGCGCAACGGAAACCCTGGAAAGCTTGTATCATTGTCTCTTCGCTCTCCAATCGTCAAAACTCTTCTTACCGCTGTATATTCCACGTTGCGCGATATCTCACAGCGGGGAAGGGAACTGTCCGGAATAATCAAATCGATCCTCGACTGCCacgttataataatttatttaaacatttatacacctatGATGTTCCACAGTCTTGAATGCGTAGTTGCTAAccgatatatatgtatatgtatgtatatacacatccacatacacacatacagacacatatgtatatatacatatacaatacataatatgtatacatataaattcatttatttatttataagttaAAATTCATTCTCGTTACCGCCTAGGTAAAGCATTCTTGTAACTTAGAAATTAATCAAAGATTATAGGCTATCTTGGCATTTGCGATTCGATTAATGTCTCTCGCAGAAAGAAAACGGCGCCCAGACTGTATACCCTTTACAATGGTTCGCGTTAGAAATTACTTTAGGTACATCGGGCGTACATGGTTCCTCCGCCTCTTACATACCGTCCGATCATTCTCTTTCACGTTCCCCGTTCAGCAATTCCTTGGATGTTAAAAAACACGCTAAATTTACACGACACTTTTCTCTCTCGCGTCACATAGGTCCTAATAGCGCCAGCAATGTACACAGAAACGTTTACGCGAACAGTGCGACACGTTCCCCGAAAAATCGGCCAAGTCGAATCGCATCAGTCATTGAAACTGATTTCTAATTGCAGAGGCGAAATGATATGCTATCGTAGAGTATTCCAATACTTCAGTTtctattatgattattatccGTTCCTAGGTAAGCAGCTAGGAAAGGATATCCAgacttccttttcttcttcccttcttcTTGAGAGACTGAAGAGGAAGCACGAGAATTATTCTTCGGGCAACGAGTAACAGTACGTAAAGCTGACAAATCTCCCTTTTAACAGGGGAGGGGCATAAATCTTGCCCCCGTAATTTACCACAAGTTCAACGCTTTGTGTTACATTTACTGCAGCATTGCGGATACGGTTTACACTACTTTTATATCGACATGATTACGAACAAATTCCTTTGGAATCCTGCGTACGAAAACACAAATTTACAAACGCTACGCTATGAATGTACACTTCCAAATTTCCCTACGGCCGTTGCGCTGATCGTAAAAACATGATACCTCGGCGATGCCTGTTTAATGAAATAGCGTAATATGCAGAGACGCATAATTCACATTATACGTTGGGCCTCCTCTTCATCGGTTTAATATCGAGTCGCGTAATTTTCAAACACTACGCTTGCCTATCGTGAAAGTCGACTTTTATGTATAGCCGAGTGTACTGGACGAGCGGGTAGTTACGATCCACGGTGAACTGTTAGTAATCGTATTTCCTTTTGGGTCTCCCGCTGTGACGATGGGATCTATGAAACGCGTGACAACATCTTCCCGACGAAGCGTTTACGAAAGTCCTTCGAACCAGCACTGGACATCGACAATTAGCGTCAAGTCCAACCAATCTTTTAATTAAGTCAGATCCCGTTCGCATTTTCGTACATCTTCAATGAAGCGAGCGATAACTTTCACGCACCTAATCATACCTAATCGAATTTCCATTCGAATGTAAATTCCTTTCTCTCCGAAACGAAGTTTTATCCATCAAGAAGTCTGTTTCCCAGCGAAGGTACAAGAATTTCCATTGACTCGTGACGAATAATCGCGCGCTTTGCTGTTACGAAGCGTTTAAGGAGCAACGTCGTACTTGAAATAATACGcgttatattaataattcacTGCGAAGACGCGAAGCTGGCCCAGCGGAACAGCGGACGCTCGACTTTTACAACGGCGTACATGAATTTCGGGGGACAGAGAGAGTTTGAGACGAgtattaagaaataaattaacCGAAACACGTACAGTCTTGATAAATACTAACGACGACATAATTTAATCGAGGATACTTGCTAAATAAGTTAAACGAAAGCAACGAGTCGACTACATAGAATTTCTTACGAGTATTCTAGCTTAAAGTGAATTTCGAACGAAAGGCTCCATagcttattaataatatttaccgAGAATAAATAACGTGCACGATAGATCTTCGAGTTTCTATGATATTGTGATGGATTAACGGCAACGATGGGAATATAACGTAATGctcgaataataatttaatgctGCGCgagtaatttgcaaaataaccCCGCGATTGTTATGTAACGCTCGGCTCGCATTGTCTTTCAGCACTATCAGTGAGAACGTGCTTATACGATGCAGGGCGTAGTTTGCGGCACGACGCAGACAAAACGTGATCCAAGCAAACGTGAAATAATTCAACACAGTGATATGAATAttctatatataataataaattatataattttcctTTGAGGCCCCTTTTTCCAGAAAGCTGACTTTGAAAACAGTTGCGAGTGAATCTGGTTCCACCCTTGGATCACTGCCATATTATGCCCCGGTGTACATTAACTCTCTGCTCTTATATgttagtaattaattatttactacaCTCAAACGGGAAGTTGTTGCTGAAGGCTCACACTTTCAAGTTATTTCTTCCCGAAGTAGGGTGGATGTatcagtaaatgaacacgtaccagtgaatggacattttttattaaaatgagtaaaataagttattaaaagaagcaactaattaattagagacttcttgtaatttcttgcttcagatccaaacaatttttgcagcacgtggagtcaatcgcgct
This region of Andrena cerasifolii isolate SP2316 chromosome 4, iyAndCera1_principal, whole genome shotgun sequence genomic DNA includes:
- the Alg12 gene encoding alg12 alpha-1,6-mannosyltransferase isoform X1, translated to MDHLIILVAMVHLLYCPFTKVEESFNLQAMHDMLYHGFNLTEYDHHEFPGVVPRSFVGPIIISGLATPLIATINYLQLNKFFAQYVVRAVLGLLVICMLKLYRHALQSIFGLQFTKWFVAITVTQYHFMYYLSRPLPNIMAVPLVLLALFGWLRQNHIVFIWSSAAAVIIFRAELAMLLGLFVLYDIANMKLTIPRLLKIAVPAGIFFLTLTVTIDSIFWRRLVWPEGEVFYFNTILNKSSEWGTSPFLWYFYSALPRGMAFSYFLIPLGMFWDARVRTLTVPGIVFVALFSFLPHKELRFIVYVFPLLNVSAAAVCHRIWENRAKSPWNGVLALIISGHLVLNTLFSMFLLCVAGSNYPGGLAIAKLHRLEKDCVNPVHVHIDVLTAQTGVSRFMQTNDSWIYSKQENLTIDDPEMLQFTHLLMEAKSKYSPNIKPYLKTHDILDSVDGFSHIALNYNMLPPIRIKTRPIIFIMKRKPNIKYDPKKAETQTYVKQLAQADADKSTENKDVINDTVKRMEPILDEIMESLEQFERPLNISNKYVLDPEVQEIIESNNTQNNSNEYTEAINVERTSANSSESNFSDSETLVQEEKVPNISKTENSIETENTIQLQHNIENISSTDEKRSDEKNEETEKVGTVKERLKGSSILQEGGSIKETVKKLIQEKLEADKLKKNMMDNGKLSDNPEKIDTRMKRAVPLKIEMPQKMKITPKQEYKEKPATVRETVREHKTFNVRESIRSIINQFKEFEKDFVHEDLEIIKKEPSTEYSKQVIETSTKISEDTADVADATTKIEPSRTIKDAKESLKDIISQFKQIKSELTSEEDDEFERIEATYMERPISETLMQFSEALKNLIQRRKKSKTLDTNKLNNNEDVSKSQAPPKVMAEDSQFSAESLKTLKDQNDKGEKAFNVEKLGKVTQNINTKEGSNSGTNQASQEKYFTAYTNNKNVPSNALKSTENVSNNIGKKYTSEEDDIVIQKNVRNNISD
- the Alg12 gene encoding alg12 alpha-1,6-mannosyltransferase isoform X2; the encoded protein is MLKLYRHALQSIFGLQFTKWFVAITVTQYHFMYYLSRPLPNIMAVPLVLLALFGWLRQNHIVFIWSSAAAVIIFRAELAMLLGLFVLYDIANMKLTIPRLLKIAVPAGIFFLTLTVTIDSIFWRRLVWPEGEVFYFNTILNKSSEWGTSPFLWYFYSALPRGMAFSYFLIPLGMFWDARVRTLTVPGIVFVALFSFLPHKELRFIVYVFPLLNVSAAAVCHRIWENRAKSPWNGVLALIISGHLVLNTLFSMFLLCVAGSNYPGGLAIAKLHRLEKDCVNPVHVHIDVLTAQTGVSRFMQTNDSWIYSKQENLTIDDPEMLQFTHLLMEAKSKYSPNIKPYLKTHDILDSVDGFSHIALNYNMLPPIRIKTRPIIFIMKRKPNIKYDPKKAETQTYVKQLAQADADKSTENKDVINDTVKRMEPILDEIMESLEQFERPLNISNKYVLDPEVQEIIESNNTQNNSNEYTEAINVERTSANSSESNFSDSETLVQEEKVPNISKTENSIETENTIQLQHNIENISSTDEKRSDEKNEETEKVGTVKERLKGSSILQEGGSIKETVKKLIQEKLEADKLKKNMMDNGKLSDNPEKIDTRMKRAVPLKIEMPQKMKITPKQEYKEKPATVRETVREHKTFNVRESIRSIINQFKEFEKDFVHEDLEIIKKEPSTEYSKQVIETSTKISEDTADVADATTKIEPSRTIKDAKESLKDIISQFKQIKSELTSEEDDEFERIEATYMERPISETLMQFSEALKNLIQRRKKSKTLDTNKLNNNEDVSKSQAPPKVMAEDSQFSAESLKTLKDQNDKGEKAFNVEKLGKVTQNINTKEGSNSGTNQASQEKYFTAYTNNKNVPSNALKSTENVSNNIGKKYTSEEDDIVIQKNVRNNISD